Proteins encoded within one genomic window of Xylophilus sp. GOD-11R:
- a CDS encoding PLP-dependent aminotransferase family protein: MKSISVDLLAQRLQAEQLARPGDPINRLLYECLRAAIHDGSLPAASRLPPSRDLAAQLGISRNTVMHAYEQLMTEGYAKGLTGSGTYVADRIPDLPVLPRPSAASTLRSRGVAARLSLRGRKVVDGALAQTRQWGAFMPGLPDITQAPHQKIAQITARLGRTLSPATLSYAAGGGHAALHESLAVYLRQARSVVCEPSQIVVTEGVHQAIDLITRVLGDPGDTAWVEEPGYWGTRSVLEINGIALQPLPVDAEGMRPPPGDRPAAQPPRFAFVTPSHQYPLGAVMSMSRRLDLLAHAARDGTWIVEDDYDSEFRFAGQPIPSLQGLLPDAPVIYVGTFSKTLYPGLRIAYMVVPTTVAAAFRTAQAELYRGGHMLMQAALAEFISSGQYAAHIRRMRLVYAARRAFLIGLVQQWLGEGWIHEYDTGAGLHLVLALPVGCDDVAVTDACAAAGVLVRPLSRYYLGRRRSAGLLLGFASVPQEQMLAPFEIVVRCIRQAVKAPDAA; encoded by the coding sequence TTGAAATCGATCAGCGTGGATCTCCTGGCCCAGCGCCTGCAGGCGGAGCAACTCGCGCGGCCCGGCGACCCGATCAACCGGCTGCTCTACGAATGCCTGCGCGCCGCCATCCACGACGGCAGCCTGCCGGCGGCCAGCCGCCTGCCGCCTTCGCGCGATCTGGCTGCGCAGCTTGGCATTTCGCGCAACACGGTGATGCATGCCTACGAGCAACTGATGACCGAGGGTTATGCCAAGGGCCTGACCGGCAGCGGCACCTATGTGGCCGACCGTATTCCCGATTTGCCGGTGCTGCCCCGGCCGTCGGCGGCCAGCACGCTGCGTTCGCGCGGCGTGGCGGCACGGCTGTCGTTGCGCGGGCGCAAGGTGGTCGACGGCGCTCTGGCGCAGACCCGGCAATGGGGTGCGTTCATGCCGGGGCTGCCCGACATCACGCAGGCGCCGCACCAGAAAATCGCGCAGATCACCGCACGGCTCGGCCGCACGCTGTCGCCGGCCACGCTGAGCTATGCGGCCGGCGGCGGCCACGCCGCGCTGCACGAAAGCCTGGCGGTGTATCTGCGGCAGGCGCGCTCGGTGGTCTGCGAGCCCTCGCAGATCGTGGTGACCGAAGGCGTGCACCAGGCCATCGACCTGATCACCCGCGTGCTCGGCGACCCCGGCGACACCGCCTGGGTGGAAGAGCCCGGCTACTGGGGCACGCGCAGCGTGCTGGAGATCAACGGCATCGCCCTGCAGCCCCTGCCGGTGGACGCCGAAGGCATGCGCCCGCCGCCTGGCGACCGGCCGGCCGCGCAGCCGCCGCGCTTCGCCTTCGTCACGCCGTCGCACCAGTACCCGCTGGGCGCGGTGATGAGCATGTCGCGCCGGCTCGACCTGCTGGCCCATGCGGCACGCGACGGCACCTGGATCGTGGAGGACGACTACGACAGCGAATTCCGTTTCGCCGGCCAGCCGATCCCCTCGCTGCAGGGACTGCTGCCGGATGCGCCGGTGATCTATGTCGGCACCTTCAGCAAGACGCTCTACCCGGGCCTGCGTATCGCCTACATGGTGGTGCCCACCACGGTGGCGGCCGCCTTTCGCACCGCGCAGGCCGAGCTCTACCGGGGCGGCCACATGCTGATGCAGGCGGCGCTGGCCGAGTTCATCTCGTCGGGACAGTACGCCGCGCATATCCGCCGCATGCGGCTGGTGTATGCCGCGCGGCGGGCCTTTCTGATAGGACTGGTGCAGCAGTGGCTGGGCGAAGGCTGGATCCACGAGTACGACACCGGCGCCGGCCTGCACCTGGTGCTCGCGCTGCCCGTGGGTTGCGACGACGTGGCCGTCACCGACGCATGCGCGGCGGCCGGCGTGCTGGTGCGTCCGCTGTCGCGCTACTACCTCGGCCGGCGCCGTAGCGCCGGGCTGCTGCTCGGCTTCGCCAGCGTGCCGCAGGAGCAGATGCTGGCGCCCTTCGAGATCGTGGTGCGCTGCATCCGGCAGGCGGTCAAGGCGCCCGACGCGGCCTAG